GCACTTGAAGAACCAACGTTACAATTTTTTATTTCGCAATTTAGATCGGGGTTTGTTGTATTGCCAGACAAGAGAATGCCGTTATATGCATTAGTAACTGTTATATTCTGATAAAGATTATTTGAATTGGCATTTGAAGAAGAAGAAGGTGTAAACGCGGATGTTTGACAAACGCCGATCGGATCATTTGAATTGCTTCTATACAAAGTAACTGCACAATTTTTAATTGTATTATTTTGTGCCGGACTGGTAGTTGAACTATTGGTTATGTAATAACCGTATTCAATTTCTGCGGTATTATTAGCAGTATTAAGATCAGCTATGTCTATTCCGTCGAATGTTACGTAACTGCATCCATTTAAATTTATTACAGCATCTGTTGTTCCGGTTCCGGCAATAGGATTGATTACAGGGTTATTTCCTGAACCTGATCTTTGAAATACAATCGGCTTACTTACAGAAGACCCGACATTAGGCAATGGAGTAACATACTCATTAAATACATCTCCTGCTTTTACGTTAAAAGTATAAGGTCCTGTAATAGGAGAACAACTTATAATATCATTGATTGCTGCATTAAAAGAAGTATAGTTAGTTCCTGTATTGGTCATACCTACACTATTGTCAATAGTAAAAGTTCCTCCTCCACATGATCTCGATACATAGCAATTAAAATTATCAAAATAAGCTACTTTAGTAGAGCCTCCTGTATTGTGCTGCCACGCAAAGCCAAACAAACTCATAGCGCTACTTGTGTAAGTATTGTCTGTAGCTGTTCCAACTAAAGTATATGCACTTCCTGCGTTAGGGTCAGCAAATGCTGAAGTTCCATCATCTCTTACATAAAAAGACCATTGATTTGTTGTCGGATTATAAACTACTTTAAAACTACCATAGTGTGTTGTTGTCACAGCTCCAAAAGCAGAACCCAATAAATTCACAGGAGTTCCGCCAACACCTCCTGAAAACCTGTACAAACCATAGCTATTAGAACCGGTAATATTCATTACAGCATAACCATTTCCGCTGCTTAAAAAAGAAGAAGCATTGGAGTTGGTAGTACATAATATTGTAGCTATTGAATATTTAGCATTTGTACCTGCTGTATTAAAAGTACCACTTGCAGTATTGTTAGGACGCATATTAAACGTCCAGATAAGTGATTTTGTATTTGACCCTAATGTTGTATTAAACGGAGAAGAATAACTACTTAATGGAGCCGTTGCATAATCAGCTACTGCTGTTGCACTACCTGTCCCAGGATAGGTGTATCCTAATTCTAATACATTGGTACCGGAACTTGTAATTTGTAAATGTTCAGCTGCTGACCCTAAAGTTGCTGTATAAGTAATGGCAGGCGTAGAGCTTGTGGTGAAAGTAGAGCCCGTGGTAGACGTGGGTAAGCCTGAAGTTACACCCTCAAAATTATCTGAAAAAACTGTTTGTGAGTATACACCAATTGATGTAACACATAACAAGCTAAAAAGTACACAAAACACTAATTTGTTTGTATAAAAAGAACAGGGTAAACTTTTCTTCATAACTAAAAATTATCCTTATTGAATTAAATGAATTAGTAGAGGTAGCAAGCATTCAAAGGATAATTGACAAATAAAAAAAAGCGGGCTTAGGAAAGGATACCGGAAAACCTATAGTAATAAGTTATATCCTTGATATTTTAAGGGGAAGAACCATCTTATAATTGGTCATAATATCAGTGGTTATAAGCATCAAAGGTTAACACAAAGATAAAAATTAATTAACAGCATTTTTATTAATCTACGATAACGATTGCGTAAATGATAATGAATAAGTTATGAAATTAAAAAGAGACCCTAATAAGGTCTCTTTTTTAAAAAATATTGAACAAGTGTTTTAAAACGCAATATTTATACTTGTTATTTTATATGCAGGGTCCATAACTTCCAAACGATAAATACCTTTTCCAATGTTTTTATCGATACTTACAGTTTGAGTTGAACTACCCCCCTTATGATTAATAGTCTGTGTTGTAATTACCTGCCCAAAGTTATTAACCAGGCGAACTTTATATGTTCCGCTTATTTGATTATTTAATTGTAACCCTATTGTTTTTCCTACAACAGGATTAGGATATACATTAATGCTGCTGTTCGATTTATTATTGCTGATCTTTAAAATTTTACTGTACTGCGTTTTACCATCTTTACCAATTTCTTTAATACGATAGTAACTATTACCATCTACTATATTTACATCACTCCAATTGTAAGCATTGGAAGATTTACCGGAATTATTATAGCTTACATCTGCAACTTTTACAAAATCGATACCATTTGTTGACCTTTCTACTTCATAACCTGCAACATTGATTTCATTTTCCGCTTTCCATTCAACCGATACCGTGTTATTTACCTGCGAAGCCATAACACTGCTAAATGTTACAGGAACTACTCCACCTAATAATTGAGGAACGGAAGAAAAGATCACCATGAAACGTGTAGCGTTATTAGAAGCAGGGTCATCTGTAATAGAAAACATATAAGAGGTAGTTCCTCCGGTCAGATCTATTAGTGTAGATGTACCAGTATAGCTATCTTGCAAATATGCCAATAAACCCGGATGATTAAAATTAATAGTAGTAAAATCTAAACGATAAGGGATCTTCCTCATCTGGTTAAACGTATAAAATGTTGTATCTGTTGAACCGATCGGTTGTCTTTTTTCAATGGCCATAGATTTGCCGTTTCGTAGTATTGCCAGATTTTCAGTGAAATTTTTCATCTTCATGGCATCCTCCATAGGATTAACAGCATTAGAATAATTGCTGGCATATAAGCTCAATGTTCCATCGTTTAACGAAACGGAACCATCAGGATTATAAGCATATAAACTTGTGAGGAATTGTTCTACAGCCAAAGGTGAATTAGTTGTTGCTTTGGACTTGCCGGCATACGTAGTTGTTGTTAACAATAACAACAGGCATAAGCTGATTGGGTTGAAATGTTGCATTTTCATAGAATTTGGATTGAGATATGTCAATAAAACGGATATTTTTTCTTTTTATTGTTTTTGAATTAAGTATATTTTCTATACATAGAGTGCAAACTCTTAGAAGAGCCTGGTCTTTTCTTAAGAAAATAGTTCTTTCATTCAAAAAATATCTAATAAACATTTAATAAGATATTTTAAAAATAAAAAAGCCGGCAAAAAGCCGGCCCTCAAAAAACAAAACAAAACTTTAATTAAACTGCCTGCTTCAACCTGCCATTTTTAATCCTGCTTAATGTTTCCATGGCAAGGCTAAGAAAAGATGCTACATATTTTAATTGTACACGATCTGAAATATGACCATACATAGTTAAAAATCTTTCATATCGTAAAGACGCGGATGGCAACCGTCCTAACAATGCTCTTTCTTCTGCAGATGCATAATATTGTTCCAATATTTTGCGAACTACACTATTCATTTCATCAAAGTGCTTATATGTATAGTGTATACAATCAAAATGTAATCCTACTAATTCACAATCTTCAGTTGCTTGTATATTCTTTATTGCTGTAGCGCTATTTATAAATCCTTGCATAGAGCCAACCAAACAATTTTCATAAGCGATCCAATTGGTAACTTCTTTAGAGCTGTCTTTTACATACCCGCGCATAATTCCATGCAAAAGCAGATAGGCATGTTCGCAGGTTTCGCCTGACCTCACAAGATGTTTGCCTTTTTTTATTTTACGGGTAAATGTATTTGCATCTAAATATTTCTTTAGCTCTTTACTAAGTGGATGAAATTGTTGCAAAAATAAAGTCATTGGTGAATGACCATTTATACTCTGCCATCTTTGGGCGATATGAAGCGTTGGGCTTGATTGATTCATATTTTGAAAGGGATTTGATTATAAAACATTTTAAAAGGTAGATCTATATCAAACGAAAATATTCTAACATTTCACTGCTAACCATGACCTATATCAATACAACAAAATATGCATTGACATAGATCAAGACTTTTAGTTGGTTACAAAAGTTGCATTAGCAAATGAAACAGCTGCAATCCTTGAGAACATTGATGAATAAAGCATCTTTATTGAAAAATGATTCTGATTATAAAAGGAATCTAAGGTAGAATGTAATTGATAATTATGATATAGAATTACTTCGAAACGATTATAGTATTTGATCGCTTTTCTGTAATTAGTATCTTAATTAAACGCAAACCGGTATGCTTTAAATTAAGTAGAAGAAAATAATATAGAGTAGAGAAAGAATTTATTGTATTTAAAAACAAGCCGTAAGGTTTTGATCTTACGGCTTCAAAAATCATTGTGCATTCCAAATATTATTGGATGGATTGATATCCGGGAATATCTTATCGGGATCTATTACTACAGTTTTCAATTTATCCTTTGTTGGTATATTCACTCTCCATGCTTTTGTATTGTTCCAAACTTCTACGGGAAGTTTAATGGTTCCTTTATCTCCATTTTGAGATTCGTAGTATAAGATAACAGGCATTGCCATCTGATCTAAATTAGCAATAGTTACTACTGTTTCATTGCCTTCTTGGACATCCACAATAGCCTGATCTAATTTATAACTTTCTATAAACCATTCTTTCCAGAACCAGCCTAAATTTTCGCCGGCGACGTTATCCATTGTTCTGAAGAAATCCCATGGAGTTGGATGTTTATATGCCCATCTTTCAATGTAGGTCTTAAAAGCATAGTCAAAACGTTCGGGTCCCAATATTTCATTTCGCAATAATTCCAAACCTGCGCCGGGTTTAGAATATAACATAACACCAATATTGGACTCTTTCATAGCATCGGGAGTAGTCATTATAGATTCTCTCTTATCACTGAAATACCAGGGAGCCATTACACCCATGCTGCGAGGCTTTTCATAAAATTCTCCTTTATTAAAATCCTGGTCAGATAAGGTATTGATGAAAGTATTAAAACCTTCATCCATCCAACCATATTTGCGTTCATTACTTCCAACAATCATAGGGAACCATGTATGTCCAAACTCATGATCCGTTACTCCCCATAAGGTACTTGAAGTTGCTTCATATGGACAAAAAACGATGCCCGGATATTCCATGCCATGAATATTAGTTGCTACGTTAACAGCGCATGGATAAGGAAATTCAAACCAACGTTTGCTGTAATTTTCTATACTGCCTTTGGTATATTCAGTAGCCCTGCTCCACCTTGCTTGACCAACAGACTCTACCGGGTAAACACTCATTGCCATAGCTGTTTTACCGCTTGGTAAATTTATTTTAGCCGCATCCCAAACAAATGATTTGGAAGAAGCCCACGAAACATCTCTTGCATTGGATAATTTAAAATGCCAGGTAAGTGTTTTTTTATCAGGACGAGATGCTGGATCTGTTACTTCTTCTTTCTCCCTTATCATTATAATGGCATCACTTTTTTTAGCATCTTCCCAACGTTGTAATTGTTTTGCGGTAAGCACTTCTGATGGGTTTTGCAAAGCGCCGCTCCCAACTACAATGTGTGATGAAGGGGCTGTAATCGAATAATCAAAATCGCCATACTCTAAATAAAACTCACTTGGACCTAAATACGGCAATGTATTCCATCCATCTACATCATCAAATACACACATGCGTGGGTACCATTGCGCTACTGCAAAAATATCTCCGTTTTTTGTTGACTGGATACCGCATCTGTCTGAACCATATTGTGGCAATACAAATGAATAATCGATTTTAATTTTCACCACATCTCCTTTAGCTTCCATAGGCTTAGGAAGTTTTATTTGCATGCGTGTGTCATTAATTAAATAATTAGCATCTGTACCATCTGCGTATTTTACAGAAGCTATTTTATAGCCTCCGTCAAAATTACTTTTTGCATCACCATAACGGCTACGGTTATCCAAAGGCATACGAGCCTGTCCCCTGCTGTCTTTTTTAAATAGATTTTGATCTAACATTAACCACAGAAAAGGTAGTTTATAAGGACTGTTATTTTTATAAGTAATAGTAACACTTCCGCTTATCTCATGTGTGTCATCGTTTAACGAAACATTGATCTGGTAGTCTGCTTTGTTTTGCCAGTAAGCTGTTCCGGGCTCGCCGGTAGCTGCCCGTGTTTCAGTGCTGCCTGTTGGATAAAATTCCGGAGAAAACAAAATATGCGGATCGTACTTTGATTTAATAGTATCAATATTTACCTGTGCATTCGTATAGGCAGCCGATATAACAATAAAGGAAAGCACAATAAGTTTTCTGAACATACCGTATAAATTTTAAGTAATCGAAGTTAATTAAAACCGATGGATGAAGGACAGAGGAAAATTACCGCTTATCAAATTTTTACAGCAAGCGTTACGCCTACATTGCCTCTGAAAGCTTCAATGGGAGAATTCATTTTTCTTATATTGAAGACGATAGAAGTAATCCTTGGATCTACTTTTTTTATTTCGTCCACAATATTTTGTGCTAAGGTTTCGAGCAAAGCAGTAGGCTTTTGCATCTGTTCTTTAATTAAAGAATAGATCGAAACGTAGTTAATGGTTTCGTGTATAGAAGTGATCTTTTTATCTTCTTTAAATTCGATATCTATATTCACTATATATTCATTCCCCAAAATACTTTCTTCATCATGCAAACCATGATAAGAATAGAATTTTAAATTATCAAGATGAATAGTAAACAATGAAGAAAATTAATAATTAAGAATTAGTACTTAACAATTGAAGACTGGAGACACCAAAGAGAATGAATTATTAATTTTAAATTATTCATTATTAATTAATGCAACCCTTTTTCTCCCAAATATCTCTCTGCATCCAACGCTGCCATACAGCCGCTGCCTGCTGATGTTACTGCCTGGCGATATATCTTGTCCTGTACATCTCCTGCAGCAAAAACACCTTCTATATTGGTTTTAGAAGAGCCGGGAATTGTTTTTATATACCCTGCTTCATCTGTATCAATAAAGCCTTTAAAAATATCGCTGTTAGGTTGATGACCTATTGCCACAAAGAAAGCACTCACCGGAACTTCTGTAATAGCACCTGTTTGATTGTTTTTTATTTTCACAGCTTCCACCTTCTTCTCTCCTACAATTTCTTCCGTTTCACTGTTCCAATATACTTTTATATTCTCTGCTTTTAATACTCTTTCCTGCATTACTTTACTCGCTCTCATTTCCCCTCTTCTAACGATCATGTGTACCTGCGAACAGATCTTTGAAAGATACAATGCTTCTTCTGCTGCTGTATCTCCTGCACCAACAATCGCCGCTTCTTTGCCTTTAAAAAAGAATCCGTCACAAACAGCACAAGCGCTGACGCCGTAACCATTTAAACGTTGCTCACTATCCAATCCTAACCATTTGGCAGACGCACCGGTTGCAATAATGACGCTATTGGCTTCTACCCATTTCTCTTCATCGATCTGCACTTTTAATGGCTGTGATGAAAAATCAACTTTTGTAGCTAATCCGTAGCGGATATCTGTACCCATGCGTTGAGCTTGTTTTTCAAAATCAACCATCATTTCCGGTCCTTGAACACCTTCGGGATAACCGGGATAGTTTTCTACTTCTGTTGTAATCGTTAGCTGCCCGCCGGGTTGAATAC
The Ferruginibacter albus DNA segment above includes these coding regions:
- a CDS encoding T9SS type A sorting domain-containing protein yields the protein MKMQHFNPISLCLLLLLTTTTYAGKSKATTNSPLAVEQFLTSLYAYNPDGSVSLNDGTLSLYASNYSNAVNPMEDAMKMKNFTENLAILRNGKSMAIEKRQPIGSTDTTFYTFNQMRKIPYRLDFTTINFNHPGLLAYLQDSYTGTSTLIDLTGGTTSYMFSITDDPASNNATRFMVIFSSVPQLLGGVVPVTFSSVMASQVNNTVSVEWKAENEINVAGYEVERSTNGIDFVKVADVSYNNSGKSSNAYNWSDVNIVDGNSYYRIKEIGKDGKTQYSKILKISNNKSNSSINVYPNPVVGKTIGLQLNNQISGTYKVRLVNNFGQVITTQTINHKGGSSTQTVSIDKNIGKGIYRLEVMDPAYKITSINIAF
- a CDS encoding Crp/Fnr family transcriptional regulator translates to MNQSSPTLHIAQRWQSINGHSPMTLFLQQFHPLSKELKKYLDANTFTRKIKKGKHLVRSGETCEHAYLLLHGIMRGYVKDSSKEVTNWIAYENCLVGSMQGFINSATAIKNIQATEDCELVGLHFDCIHYTYKHFDEMNSVVRKILEQYYASAEERALLGRLPSASLRYERFLTMYGHISDRVQLKYVASFLSLAMETLSRIKNGRLKQAV
- a CDS encoding M1 family metallopeptidase; the encoded protein is MFRKLIVLSFIVISAAYTNAQVNIDTIKSKYDPHILFSPEFYPTGSTETRAATGEPGTAYWQNKADYQINVSLNDDTHEISGSVTITYKNNSPYKLPFLWLMLDQNLFKKDSRGQARMPLDNRSRYGDAKSNFDGGYKIASVKYADGTDANYLINDTRMQIKLPKPMEAKGDVVKIKIDYSFVLPQYGSDRCGIQSTKNGDIFAVAQWYPRMCVFDDVDGWNTLPYLGPSEFYLEYGDFDYSITAPSSHIVVGSGALQNPSEVLTAKQLQRWEDAKKSDAIIMIREKEEVTDPASRPDKKTLTWHFKLSNARDVSWASSKSFVWDAAKINLPSGKTAMAMSVYPVESVGQARWSRATEYTKGSIENYSKRWFEFPYPCAVNVATNIHGMEYPGIVFCPYEATSSTLWGVTDHEFGHTWFPMIVGSNERKYGWMDEGFNTFINTLSDQDFNKGEFYEKPRSMGVMAPWYFSDKRESIMTTPDAMKESNIGVMLYSKPGAGLELLRNEILGPERFDYAFKTYIERWAYKHPTPWDFFRTMDNVAGENLGWFWKEWFIESYKLDQAIVDVQEGNETVVTIANLDQMAMPVILYYESQNGDKGTIKLPVEVWNNTKAWRVNIPTKDKLKTVVIDPDKIFPDINPSNNIWNAQ
- a CDS encoding dihydroneopterin aldolase; this translates as MFTIHLDNLKFYSYHGLHDEESILGNEYIVNIDIEFKEDKKITSIHETINYVSIYSLIKEQMQKPTALLETLAQNIVDEIKKVDPRITSIVFNIRKMNSPIEAFRGNVGVTLAVKI
- the trxB gene encoding thioredoxin-disulfide reductase, giving the protein MSTEISEKINCLIIGSGPAGYTAAIYASRANLKPVLYQGIQPGGQLTITTEVENYPGYPEGVQGPEMMVDFEKQAQRMGTDIRYGLATKVDFSSQPLKVQIDEEKWVEANSVIIATGASAKWLGLDSEQRLNGYGVSACAVCDGFFFKGKEAAIVGAGDTAAEEALYLSKICSQVHMIVRRGEMRASKVMQERVLKAENIKVYWNSETEEIVGEKKVEAVKIKNNQTGAITEVPVSAFFVAIGHQPNSDIFKGFIDTDEAGYIKTIPGSSKTNIEGVFAAGDVQDKIYRQAVTSAGSGCMAALDAERYLGEKGLH